In the genome of Blastopirellula retiformator, the window CGAACAGGGCGACAATCGGACGCCGGGTGTGAAGTTTTTCCCCGCTTCGCTCTTTTCTTAAAAATGCATGTTGCAACATATAATGGCGTGACGTAAAACTAGGGTATGAAGAAGACGTCAGCGAACATGGAGAGCGGGCTCGCCGCCGAGATCGGCAAACGCAAGCCGTTTGAAAGCTTGCGCCAAGAGGCGTTCTTGAATCTGGTGCGCACTCATGAGCAGCTCGCCAGTGAAGTCACCCGCTTGCTGAAGCAACATTCCCTTTCCGACGCACAGTACAATGCATTGCGAATTTTGCGTGGGGAAGGGGAGCCAATGCAGACCTACCAGATCGCCCAACGCATGATCACGGCGCAGACCGACATCTCGCGGCTGGTCGATCGCCTGGAAGCGAGCGAATTGGTCGAGCGGGAGCGCAGCGCGGATGATCGTCGCGTCGTCTGGGTCTCGTTGACCAGTAAGGGAAAGGCCGTGTTAAAGCAGTTGGATAAACCGCTCAGTGAGCTGCATGAAACGCAGTTTGCCG includes:
- a CDS encoding MarR family winged helix-turn-helix transcriptional regulator yields the protein MKKTSANMESGLAAEIGKRKPFESLRQEAFLNLVRTHEQLASEVTRLLKQHSLSDAQYNALRILRGEGEPMQTYQIAQRMITAQTDISRLVDRLEASELVERERSADDRRVVWVSLTSKGKAVLKQLDKPLSELHETQFAGFSDQQLRTLSKLLFRARQSEAKDNSE